The Bradyrhizobium sp. B097 genome contains the following window.
GCTGCCCGCAGGTGGAGTCGCCATAGACATAGCCGACATAGGCCTGCTGCACACGGCCGTAATCGAGCCCGGCATCGGCGAGCGCGAGCTTCGCGGCCTCCGCACCCATCACATGATACGGCGCGTTGGCGCCGGGCTTGACGAACGGGATCATGCCGACCCCGGCAACATAGGTGCGTGACGTCATCGCGTGTCCTCCCGGAAATTACCCACTGGACTATTTGTTACCCATGGGTAATATACGGACCACCTTCCGGAGTCAATGCGACAACAGCCACGCGATGGACGCCCGCTTCCCCCTTTCCAACACCGAGTCGCCATGGCTGCCGTTCGAGAGCCGGCGCCGCGCCCGCGACGAGAAGCGCGAAGCCGTGCTGCGCGCCGCCGTGCAGCTGTTCCTCGAACAGGGCTATCACCGCGCCACGCTGAACGACGTCGCCAAGCGGCTGAACATCACCAAGCCCGCGCTGTATAATTACTTCCGCGGCAAGGACGAGATCCTGTTCGAGTGCTGGTCGATCGGCCACGAGTTGGTCGACGACTGCATTGCCGAGACCTCGGCCGGCAGCGGTAGCGGCCTCGACAAGCTGCGCAAGCTCACCATCCGCTACGCCGAGCTGATGACGACGGACTACGGCAAGAGCCTTGTCCGGTTCGATCTTCGCGATCTCAGTGAGCATAACCGCAAGACCGTGCAGACCGCGAAGCGACGGATCGACCGCGCCTTCCGCGACTATATCGCTGCTGGCATCGCGGACGGTTCGGTGAAACCCTGCGACCCGAAGCTCGCGGCGTTCGCCATCGCCGGCTCGCTGAACTGGATCGGACACTGGTTCCAGCCCGGCGGTGAGCTGACCGGACGCGCCGTCGCCGAGGAATTCGCGATCCGCCTCACCGAGGGGATTGCCACGACATCAATGCGCAAGAAGGCGGACAAACCGCCTCGCAAGGGAAACGTGGGAAACGCATCAAGGGAGGACGGGAGTGAACATCACACACGGGCTGCGGCGGGCGCTGCAGGTCAATCCAAACGGGCTCGCGGTCGTCTGCGGTGAGCGGCGGCGCAGCTGGCGCGAGGTCGGCACCCGCGTCGCCCGCCTCGCCTCAGCGATCCGCTCGCTTGGCGCCGGCAATGGCGACCGCGTCGCGATCCTGTCGCTGAACTCCGACCGCTATCTCGAACTGTACCTCGCCGTCGGCTGGGCCGGCGCCGTGATCGTGCCGCTCAACATCCGCTGGTCTCAGATTGAGAACGAGGACGCGCTGCGCGATTGCCGCGCCACGATCCTGTTCGTCGACAAGGCGTTCGCGCCGGTCGGCACGGCGCTCGCGAACGCCCTCCCCGGCCTGAAGTTGATCTATGCCGACGAAGGCGAGACACCCGCGGGCATGGAGAATTACGAGACGCTGATCGCGCGCAGCCAACCCGTTCCGGACGCGATGCGCGCGCGTGACGATCTCGCCGGCATCTTCTACACCGGCGGCACCACCGGGCGCTCCAAGGGCGTGATGCTGAGCCACGGCAATCTGATGGCCAATGCGCTGAACGCGCTCGGCGAGGGCCTGTGGCCGGGCACCTCGATCTACCTTCACGCCGCGCCGATGTTCCACCTCGCCAACGGCGCTGCAATGTATTCGGTTCTGCTGTCCGGCGGCTCGAATGTCGTGATCCAGGGCTTCACGCCCGACGGCGTCGCGGCCGCCGTGCAGAAGGAGCGCATCACCGACGTGCTGCTGGTGCCGACCATGATCCAGATGTTCGTCGATCACCCGACGCTCGGCAGTTACGATCTGTCGTCCTTGAAGCGGATCTCCTACGGCGCCTCCGTCATCAGCGACGCCGTGATGATGCGCGCCATGAAGGCGCTGCCGCATGTCGAATTTACCCAGGCCTATGGCATGACCGAGCTGTCGCCGATCGCGACGCTGCTGCACTGGAAGGAGCATATCGGCGACGGCCGCGCCAAGGGCCGGCACCGCGGCGCCGGCCGCGCCACGCTTGGCGCCGAAGTGAAGATCGTCGATGCAGAAGACAAGGTGGTGCCGACGGGCACCGTCGGTGAGATCGCGGTGCGTGGCGATATGGTGATGATGGGCTATTGGGAGCGGCCCGAGGAGACCGCGCGCGCCGTGATCGACGGCTGGATGCATACCGGCGACGGCGGCTACATGGACGAGGACGGCTTCGTCTACGTCGTCGACCGCGTCAAGGACATGATCATCTCCGGC
Protein-coding sequences here:
- a CDS encoding TetR/AcrR family transcriptional regulator, producing the protein MDARFPLSNTESPWLPFESRRRARDEKREAVLRAAVQLFLEQGYHRATLNDVAKRLNITKPALYNYFRGKDEILFECWSIGHELVDDCIAETSAGSGSGLDKLRKLTIRYAELMTTDYGKSLVRFDLRDLSEHNRKTVQTAKRRIDRAFRDYIAAGIADGSVKPCDPKLAAFAIAGSLNWIGHWFQPGGELTGRAVAEEFAIRLTEGIATTSMRKKADKPPRKGNVGNASREDGSEHHTRAAAGAAGQSKRARGRLR
- a CDS encoding long-chain fatty acid--CoA ligase; translated protein: MNITHGLRRALQVNPNGLAVVCGERRRSWREVGTRVARLASAIRSLGAGNGDRVAILSLNSDRYLELYLAVGWAGAVIVPLNIRWSQIENEDALRDCRATILFVDKAFAPVGTALANALPGLKLIYADEGETPAGMENYETLIARSQPVPDAMRARDDLAGIFYTGGTTGRSKGVMLSHGNLMANALNALGEGLWPGTSIYLHAAPMFHLANGAAMYSVLLSGGSNVVIQGFTPDGVAAAVQKERITDVLLVPTMIQMFVDHPTLGSYDLSSLKRISYGASVISDAVMMRAMKALPHVEFTQAYGMTELSPIATLLHWKEHIGDGRAKGRHRGAGRATLGAEVKIVDAEDKVVPTGTVGEIAVRGDMVMMGYWERPEETARAVIDGWMHTGDGGYMDEDGFVYVVDRVKDMIISGGENVYSAEVENALAQHPAVAQCAVIGIPSERWGEQVHAVVVTKGGANVTPEELMEHCKTLIAGYKCPRSVDITATPLPLSGAGKILKRELRKPYWENRERRVS